The following coding sequences lie in one Brevibacterium marinum genomic window:
- a CDS encoding Abi family protein codes for MSTPDSTYAKPFLTIPEQIQRLRTRGMDCGTETFAAGVLERYGYYRLSGYWHLYRARPEPPADRFDKDGREIRLDSFMPETSLAHVVALYEFDHELRTRLSDFISMVETSFRFHIGHRLGRADRFAHRRPDDLGALRSADPSESPEPTTAYREWLEEYDRHEKRARGDFVVHFRETYGPHLPIWVATEVMSFGVLSGLYDLMPQGDQEILAARFQICTADGSGDRGALSNWLNNIRNVRNICAHYGRLWNRTFDVVIDAPGQTRADPSHLLASLADKGVDNKLYGVLLILRHLMLSIAPERSDVVDFADFIEARSQEIGFSMLQLGFPDDWRSSPVWDRGLALDTSPMLAASLLDRAECRTAAETRASLTGAEVIDAEYDRTPEQAARAMKAAQRSLLRAYRKYQVVIEVELGKTRHYPAFQFRDGKIIDALAEINRMFVTTYADTDPTLLASALLDWWQTSHSGLPKGPDGSDRSPADLLHSVSERDFTAAVEEAGAMSSFVAPSRMSS; via the coding sequence ATGAGCACGCCGGACAGCACCTACGCCAAGCCATTCCTGACGATCCCCGAGCAGATCCAGCGGCTGCGCACGCGGGGCATGGACTGCGGAACAGAGACCTTCGCTGCCGGCGTCCTCGAACGCTACGGGTACTACCGGCTGTCGGGGTACTGGCACCTCTACCGAGCTCGACCCGAGCCTCCTGCAGACCGTTTCGACAAGGACGGCCGCGAGATCCGCCTGGACTCGTTCATGCCCGAGACGAGCCTGGCCCACGTGGTCGCCCTGTACGAGTTCGACCACGAGCTGCGGACCCGTCTAAGTGACTTCATCAGCATGGTCGAAACGTCGTTCCGGTTCCACATCGGTCACCGGCTCGGCAGGGCGGACCGATTCGCCCATCGGCGGCCGGACGACCTTGGCGCGCTCCGGTCGGCGGACCCGAGTGAGTCTCCCGAGCCGACCACTGCCTACCGCGAATGGCTCGAGGAGTACGACCGCCACGAGAAGCGCGCACGCGGAGACTTCGTCGTGCACTTCCGCGAGACATACGGTCCACATCTGCCGATCTGGGTCGCCACGGAGGTGATGTCGTTCGGCGTCCTGAGCGGCCTTTACGACCTGATGCCCCAGGGCGATCAGGAGATCCTCGCCGCGCGCTTCCAAATCTGCACCGCCGACGGTAGCGGCGACCGCGGTGCACTGAGCAATTGGCTTAACAACATCCGCAACGTCCGGAACATCTGTGCGCATTACGGCCGCTTGTGGAACCGTACGTTCGACGTGGTCATCGACGCACCGGGACAGACACGCGCGGACCCGAGCCACCTTCTGGCTTCGCTCGCGGACAAGGGCGTGGATAACAAGCTCTATGGCGTGCTGCTCATCTTGCGTCACCTCATGTTGAGCATCGCGCCGGAGCGGTCGGATGTCGTCGACTTCGCGGACTTCATTGAAGCCAGGTCGCAGGAGATTGGATTCTCAATGTTGCAGCTCGGGTTTCCCGACGATTGGCGGAGCAGCCCTGTATGGGACCGGGGCCTCGCACTCGACACTTCGCCCATGCTGGCGGCGAGTCTGCTTGACCGTGCTGAGTGTCGGACGGCCGCCGAGACGCGAGCGTCGTTGACTGGCGCAGAGGTCATCGACGCCGAGTACGATCGGACGCCAGAGCAGGCCGCGCGAGCGATGAAGGCGGCTCAACGCAGCCTGTTGCGGGCCTATCGGAAATACCAAGTCGTAATCGAGGTCGAACTCGGGAAGACCAGGCACTATCCCGCTTTCCAGTTCCGTGACGGCAAAATCATCGACGCCCTCGCGGAAATTAACAGAATGTTCGTCACCACATACGCAGACACAGACCCAACACTGCTCGCGTCTGCGCTGTTGGACTGGTGGCAGACATCGCACTCTGGATTACCGAAGGGTCCGGACGGCTCGGATCGATCGCCGGCCGACCTGCTGCACTCAGTATCCGAGCGGGACTTCACAGCGGCAGTCGAGGAGGCCGGTGCGATGAGCAGCTTCGTCGCGCCGAGCAGGATGAGCTCGTAG
- the acnA gene encoding aconitate hydratase AcnA produces MSNVDTFKSKSTLTVGDTDYEIYRLDQVPGAENLPFSLKVLMENLLRTEDGANITSEHIEALGNWDPSAEPATEIQFTPARVVMQDFTGVPCIVDLATMREKVVELGGSPDQVNPLAPAELVIDHSVQIDNFGTAEAIELNMDMEYKRNGERYQFLRWGQTAFDDFKVVPPGMGIVHQVNIEHLARVVMPREVDGVLRAYPDTLVGTDSHTTMVNGLGVLGWGVGGIEAEAAMLGQPVSMLIPRVVGFKLTGEIPAGVTATDVVLTITDMLRQHGAVGKFVEFYGDGVASVPLANRATIGNMSPEFGSTAAIFPIDEVTIDYMKLTGRSAEQIQLVEDYAKAQGLWHDPSREVEYSEYLELDLASVVPSISGPKRPQDRIELSDAKNQFAKDIHNYSQPGEENKSASVTTGDGANFELANGAVAIASITSCTNTSNPSVMMAAGLLARNARKRGLNSKPWVKTSIAPGSKVVTEYYNKAGLIEDLEALNFFVVGYGCTTCIGNSGPLDSEISESIQDNDLAVSAVLSGNRNFEGRISPDVKMNYLASPPLVIAYALAGTMDFDFENQPLGQDSEGVDVYLKDLWPSPEEVESVISSSISTDMFDNEYGRIFEGDERWQQLQTPEGAIFEWDDESTYVRKPTFFDGMGLEAEPVTDIKGARVLAKLGDSVTTDHISPAGSFKADTPAGRYLTDHGVERKDFNSFGSRRGNHEVMIRGTFANIRLQNLLLDGVQGGFTRDFTQEGGPQTSIYDASVNYAEADTPLVILGGKEYGSGSSRDWAAKGTKLLGVEAVITESFERIHRSNLIGMGVLPLQFPAGESADSLGLDGTETFAISGITELNDGATPKTVKVSAAKEDGTTVDFDAVVRIDTPGEADYYRNGGILQYVLRQLAGS; encoded by the coding sequence ATGAGCAACGTCGATACGTTCAAATCGAAGAGCACCCTGACCGTGGGCGATACGGATTATGAGATCTATCGCCTGGACCAGGTCCCAGGTGCAGAGAATCTTCCATTCAGCCTCAAGGTGCTGATGGAGAATCTGCTGCGCACTGAAGACGGTGCGAACATCACTTCGGAGCATATCGAAGCCCTCGGCAACTGGGACCCCAGTGCCGAACCGGCTACGGAAATTCAATTCACCCCGGCCCGAGTGGTCATGCAGGACTTCACCGGCGTGCCCTGCATCGTCGACCTCGCGACAATGCGTGAGAAGGTCGTCGAGCTCGGCGGGTCCCCGGATCAGGTCAACCCGCTGGCCCCGGCCGAGCTGGTCATCGACCACTCGGTCCAGATCGACAACTTCGGCACCGCCGAGGCGATCGAACTCAACATGGACATGGAGTACAAGCGCAACGGTGAGCGTTACCAGTTCCTGCGCTGGGGCCAGACGGCCTTCGACGACTTCAAGGTCGTTCCTCCGGGCATGGGTATCGTCCACCAGGTCAACATCGAGCACCTCGCACGCGTCGTCATGCCGCGTGAGGTCGACGGTGTCCTCCGCGCCTACCCGGATACCCTGGTCGGCACCGACTCCCACACCACCATGGTCAACGGCCTCGGTGTGCTCGGTTGGGGCGTCGGCGGCATCGAGGCAGAGGCGGCCATGCTCGGCCAGCCCGTCTCGATGCTCATCCCTCGCGTGGTCGGCTTCAAGCTGACCGGCGAGATCCCTGCCGGAGTGACCGCGACGGATGTCGTGCTCACGATCACCGACATGTTGCGTCAGCATGGAGCGGTCGGCAAGTTCGTCGAGTTCTACGGCGACGGTGTGGCCTCGGTGCCGCTGGCCAACCGTGCCACGATCGGCAACATGAGTCCCGAATTCGGTTCGACCGCCGCGATCTTCCCGATCGACGAGGTCACCATCGACTACATGAAGCTGACCGGCCGTTCGGCCGAGCAGATCCAGCTGGTCGAGGACTACGCGAAGGCTCAGGGCCTGTGGCACGACCCGAGCAGGGAAGTCGAGTACTCGGAGTACCTCGAGCTCGATCTGGCCTCCGTCGTGCCGTCGATCTCCGGACCGAAGCGCCCGCAGGATCGCATCGAACTCTCCGACGCGAAGAACCAGTTCGCCAAGGACATCCACAACTACTCGCAGCCCGGCGAGGAGAACAAGTCGGCCTCCGTCACCACCGGCGACGGAGCCAACTTCGAGCTGGCCAACGGAGCCGTGGCGATCGCGTCGATCACCTCGTGCACCAACACCTCGAACCCCTCGGTGATGATGGCCGCCGGACTCCTGGCCCGCAACGCCCGCAAGCGCGGTCTGAACTCCAAGCCGTGGGTCAAGACCTCGATCGCACCGGGTTCGAAGGTCGTCACCGAGTACTACAACAAGGCCGGTCTCATCGAGGACCTCGAGGCGCTCAACTTCTTCGTCGTCGGCTATGGCTGCACCACCTGCATCGGCAACTCGGGTCCGCTCGACTCCGAGATCTCGGAGAGCATTCAGGACAACGACCTCGCCGTCAGCGCAGTCCTCTCCGGCAACCGCAACTTCGAAGGCCGCATCAGCCCCGATGTGAAGATGAACTACCTCGCATCGCCTCCGCTGGTCATCGCCTACGCTCTGGCGGGAACCATGGACTTCGACTTCGAGAACCAGCCGCTGGGCCAGGACTCGGAAGGCGTGGACGTCTACCTCAAGGATCTGTGGCCCTCGCCCGAAGAGGTCGAGTCGGTCATCTCCTCGTCGATCTCGACCGATATGTTCGACAACGAATACGGCCGGATCTTCGAGGGTGACGAGCGCTGGCAGCAGCTGCAGACGCCAGAAGGTGCGATCTTCGAGTGGGACGATGAGTCGACCTACGTGCGCAAACCGACATTCTTCGACGGCATGGGACTCGAGGCGGAACCCGTGACCGACATCAAGGGCGCACGCGTGCTGGCCAAGCTCGGCGACTCGGTCACGACCGACCACATCTCGCCCGCAGGCTCCTTCAAGGCCGACACGCCGGCCGGCAGGTACCTCACCGACCACGGTGTCGAGCGCAAGGACTTCAACTCCTTCGGCTCGCGTCGCGGAAACCACGAGGTGATGATCCGCGGCACGTTCGCGAACATCCGTCTGCAGAACCTGCTCCTCGACGGAGTCCAGGGTGGCTTCACCCGCGACTTCACCCAGGAGGGTGGTCCCCAGACCTCGATCTACGACGCCTCCGTGAACTACGCGGAGGCCGATACGCCTCTCGTCATCCTCGGTGGGAAGGAGTACGGCTCGGGGTCCTCGCGTGACTGGGCGGCGAAGGGCACCAAGCTGCTCGGGGTCGAAGCCGTCATCACCGAGAGCTTCGAGCGCATCCACCGTTCGAACCTCATCGGCATGGGTGTGCTCCCTCTGCAGTTCCCCGCGGGAGAATCGGCCGACTCACTGGGCCTCGACGGTACGGAGACCTTCGCGATCTCCGGCATCACCGAGCTCAACGACGGCGCCACTCCGAAGACCGTCAAGGTTTCGGCCGCGAAGGAAGACGGAACCACCGTCGACTTCGACGCAGTGGTCCGCATCGACACCCCGGGTGAAGCCGACTACTACCGCAACGGGGGCATCCTGCAGTACGTGCTTCGCCAACTTGCCGGTAGTTGA
- a CDS encoding flavin-containing monooxygenase, with product MSRGRLLIVGGGQSGLAAARAGRDRGWEPVVLEAGDEPVGSWPRYYDSLRLFSPRRYSAFPGHRFPGDPDGYPGRDEVADYLRGYAEWLGVEVRTNARVTEVAADGPGFAVELADGSSLVGDALIAASGSFANPYVPMIPGREKFQGRVLHVADYRSPEEFAGQRVVVVGAGNSAVQIAHELADHAETSLAVRDRVRYAPQVIAGRDLHWWLRFTRADLLPPSVLARIITGTPIIDDGQYRAALEAAHPDERPMFANYVPDGVAWPDGSRERVDSIVFATGYRPHMPYLRSLGVLDEAGAPRHDRGVSTVLPGLAFLGLEFQRSFSSNTLRGVHRDAGYVVDALARQSRGVVVG from the coding sequence ATGAGCCGCGGTCGCCTGTTGATCGTGGGCGGCGGGCAGTCGGGCCTCGCCGCGGCCCGTGCTGGGCGTGACCGCGGCTGGGAGCCGGTGGTGCTCGAGGCCGGTGACGAGCCGGTTGGGTCGTGGCCGCGCTACTACGACAGCCTGCGGCTGTTCTCCCCGCGCCGGTACAGCGCCTTCCCGGGTCACCGGTTCCCCGGCGACCCCGACGGGTACCCGGGCCGCGACGAGGTCGCCGACTACCTCCGCGGCTACGCAGAGTGGCTGGGCGTCGAGGTGCGGACCAATGCTCGCGTCACCGAGGTCGCCGCCGACGGCCCGGGCTTTGCCGTGGAGCTGGCCGATGGGAGCAGCCTGGTCGGGGATGCACTCATCGCTGCCTCGGGGTCGTTCGCCAACCCCTACGTGCCGATGATCCCCGGCCGGGAGAAATTTCAGGGCCGGGTCCTGCACGTGGCCGACTACCGGTCGCCGGAGGAGTTCGCCGGTCAGCGGGTCGTGGTCGTCGGTGCGGGCAACTCTGCCGTCCAGATCGCCCACGAACTGGCCGACCACGCGGAGACGTCGCTGGCGGTGCGGGACCGTGTCCGGTATGCGCCGCAGGTCATTGCCGGGCGCGACCTGCACTGGTGGTTGCGGTTCACCCGCGCTGACCTCCTGCCGCCGTCGGTCCTCGCCAGGATCATCACAGGCACACCGATCATCGACGACGGACAGTACAGGGCTGCGCTCGAGGCGGCACATCCAGACGAGCGGCCGATGTTCGCCAATTACGTCCCGGACGGTGTCGCGTGGCCCGACGGCTCGCGGGAGCGCGTCGACTCAATAGTCTTCGCGACAGGCTATCGGCCGCACATGCCGTACCTGCGATCTCTCGGCGTCCTCGATGAGGCCGGCGCGCCGAGGCACGATCGCGGCGTCTCGACCGTGCTGCCTGGCCTGGCGTTCCTGGGCCTGGAGTTCCAGCGCTCGTTCTCGTCGAACACCCTGCGCGGTGTCCACCGCGACGCGGGTTACGTCGTCGATGCCCTGGCCAGGCAGTCGAGGGGCGTCGTCGTTGGCTGA
- a CDS encoding APC family permease codes for MPVFASDMLSSVAYAPDEILLALSLTSLVALTVAPWIGVAVGAVILVIVACYRINVRAYPSGGGDYEVASKNLGPRAGLVVAAALLVDYVLTLAVSMTVFAAYITTAFPLLAPYRVPVAIIGILLITLAGLRGSRATPVLLAVPTYLFLGAVFLTMCVGLIRVGTGDTPQAETADYTVVHSGTGDEATLGLATILIVLRAFSSGSVALAGVQTVATAVPAFKKPRGKNAGNTLLLSGLLAALMLTGLTYLASVTGIKYVADPHLYLVRPDGSAVSAEYEQEPVLAQLAHAIFDNAPVMFYLVVLVAALVLIVAANTAVEGFPGLASRLARDGFLPRQLATKGDRLTFSNGILLLAFAAILLVIATRASATTLIQLYLVGVFASFVLGQAGMVLHWNKRLRLAIDSKARVRMHINRLVNGAGCVIASGVLLVVIVSKFLAGAWLAVVAMAGLYLVMGAIQRHYSRVARELAPEVDGGSRTIPSNTHAIVVVNEINKPTLRALAYARVTRSSQLEAITVAVDEDSAIGLQRQWNEMELPVPLTVLDSPYRELVRPLLAHVLAIRRRSPRDLVIVYIPQFIVGRWWEHILHNQVALKLRTRLLLVPNVVVVSVPWRLRSFSRQYGGDGPENDDPLYRQA; via the coding sequence ATGCCGGTCTTCGCCTCCGACATGCTTTCGTCGGTGGCCTACGCCCCGGACGAGATCCTGCTGGCACTGTCGCTGACGTCGCTTGTGGCGCTGACAGTGGCACCGTGGATCGGGGTCGCGGTCGGCGCGGTCATCCTTGTGATCGTCGCTTGCTACCGCATCAACGTCCGGGCCTACCCCTCCGGCGGCGGCGATTACGAGGTGGCGTCGAAGAATCTCGGGCCGCGTGCCGGGCTGGTCGTCGCGGCGGCGCTGCTGGTCGACTACGTGCTCACCCTGGCAGTGTCGATGACGGTCTTCGCCGCCTACATCACGACGGCGTTTCCGCTCCTGGCTCCCTACCGCGTGCCCGTGGCGATCATCGGGATACTGCTCATCACGCTCGCGGGCCTGCGGGGCTCGCGCGCCACTCCTGTCCTGCTCGCGGTTCCGACGTATCTGTTCCTGGGGGCGGTCTTCCTCACCATGTGCGTGGGGCTGATCCGGGTCGGCACCGGTGACACTCCGCAGGCGGAGACGGCCGACTATACGGTCGTCCACAGCGGCACCGGCGACGAGGCCACCCTGGGCCTGGCGACGATCCTCATCGTCCTGCGTGCCTTCTCCTCCGGGTCCGTGGCATTGGCCGGCGTGCAGACAGTGGCCACCGCGGTGCCCGCGTTCAAGAAGCCACGCGGCAAGAACGCCGGCAACACCCTGCTGCTGTCGGGACTGCTGGCAGCGCTGATGCTGACCGGGCTGACCTACCTGGCGTCGGTGACCGGGATCAAATACGTCGCCGATCCGCATCTCTACCTGGTCAGGCCCGATGGCAGCGCGGTCAGCGCCGAATACGAGCAGGAGCCCGTGCTCGCGCAGTTGGCCCATGCGATCTTCGACAACGCACCCGTCATGTTCTATCTCGTCGTCCTCGTCGCGGCCCTCGTGCTCATCGTCGCCGCGAACACCGCGGTCGAAGGGTTCCCAGGTCTGGCCTCCCGACTGGCCAGAGACGGATTCCTGCCTCGCCAGCTGGCGACCAAGGGCGATCGGCTGACGTTCTCCAACGGCATCCTGCTCCTGGCCTTCGCCGCAATTCTGCTCGTCATAGCGACACGAGCCTCGGCGACGACGCTGATCCAGCTCTACCTCGTCGGCGTCTTCGCGAGCTTCGTTCTCGGGCAGGCGGGCATGGTCCTGCACTGGAACAAGCGCCTGCGCCTGGCCATCGACTCGAAGGCCCGCGTGCGGATGCACATCAACCGCCTCGTCAACGGTGCCGGATGTGTCATCGCCTCGGGGGTGCTCCTCGTCGTCATCGTCTCCAAGTTCCTCGCCGGCGCCTGGCTCGCAGTCGTCGCGATGGCCGGCCTCTATCTGGTGATGGGCGCGATCCAGCGCCACTACTCCCGCGTCGCACGCGAACTCGCCCCGGAAGTCGACGGGGGATCGCGCACGATCCCGTCGAACACCCATGCGATCGTCGTGGTCAACGAGATCAACAAGCCGACCCTGCGCGCCCTGGCCTATGCCCGGGTGACGCGTTCGAGCCAGCTCGAGGCCATTACGGTCGCCGTCGACGAGGACTCGGCAATCGGTCTGCAGCGCCAGTGGAACGAGATGGAGCTGCCCGTGCCGCTGACGGTCCTCGACTCGCCCTATCGTGAGCTCGTCCGGCCCCTGCTCGCACATGTGCTCGCGATCCGCCGCCGGTCGCCGCGCGACCTCGTCATCGTCTACATTCCCCAGTTCATCGTGGGACGCTGGTGGGAGCACATCCTCCACAACCAAGTAGCCTTGAAGCTGCGCACCCGTCTGCTGCTGGTCCCCAACGTCGTCGTGGTCTCAGTTCCCTGGCGGCTGCGTTCCTTCTCCCGGCAATACGGCGGTGACGGACCCGAGAACGACGACCCACTGTACAGACAGGCTTGA
- a CDS encoding class I SAM-dependent RNA methyltransferase: protein MSAPSAEEIPAMDLTLHIESPAAGGTSIARHEGQVVFVTGAIPGETVRARTEAGPAAKFLRADVTEVIEASDFRITDRRRQFLTEDADDSHLFGGMEFAHVDLAHSRELKAEVLGDQLSRIGHIDREVEVAAAPGESTGLNWRTRVQLAVDADGRLGMLAPRSHDVVPLASAPLATRAIAEVALTQLRLPGADRLEFAWSGDRGAVIVRGDADPSVVAELAQALPTRWSVLADARSGTGRRRVGTTGGHTKLSVVRGDDQLIERVSGRDFRVAADGFWQVHEHAPQLLSAQVNSALSEATRMVTDLYCGVGLLGISAASATGARLYGVEGAKSAIENAKVNAKGLKAAFDATRADRVTIPNSDVIILDPPRSGAGKAVARALLDSNARTIVYVSCDAATLARDLAILVGGGFAIESLRGFDLFPLTAHLETVTVLRR from the coding sequence ATGAGCGCACCTTCTGCCGAAGAGATCCCGGCCATGGATCTGACCCTGCACATTGAGAGCCCTGCCGCCGGGGGCACCAGCATCGCCCGCCACGAGGGGCAGGTCGTCTTCGTCACCGGCGCGATCCCGGGGGAGACCGTTCGCGCCCGCACCGAGGCGGGACCGGCCGCGAAATTCCTCCGGGCCGACGTCACCGAGGTGATCGAGGCCTCCGATTTCCGTATCACCGACCGTCGCCGGCAGTTCCTCACCGAGGACGCCGATGACTCGCATCTCTTCGGAGGGATGGAGTTCGCCCATGTCGACCTCGCCCACAGTCGTGAGCTCAAGGCCGAAGTCCTGGGCGACCAACTTTCCCGCATCGGTCATATCGACCGTGAGGTCGAGGTCGCTGCCGCACCGGGAGAGAGCACAGGGCTGAACTGGAGAACCCGGGTCCAGTTGGCCGTCGACGCCGACGGACGCCTGGGCATGCTGGCTCCGCGCTCCCACGATGTCGTGCCCCTGGCCTCGGCTCCCTTGGCGACCCGAGCCATCGCCGAGGTTGCCCTGACACAGCTGCGTCTGCCCGGCGCCGATCGGCTCGAGTTCGCCTGGTCGGGTGATCGCGGAGCCGTGATCGTGCGCGGCGACGCCGATCCTTCCGTGGTGGCCGAGCTCGCCCAGGCCCTGCCCACGCGATGGTCGGTGCTCGCAGATGCGAGAAGCGGAACCGGCCGCAGGAGAGTCGGCACCACGGGCGGGCATACCAAGCTGTCCGTGGTCAGGGGAGACGACCAGCTGATCGAAAGGGTCTCCGGGCGTGACTTCAGAGTCGCGGCCGACGGGTTCTGGCAGGTCCACGAACATGCTCCGCAGCTGCTGAGCGCGCAGGTCAACTCCGCGCTGAGTGAAGCGACGCGAATGGTCACCGATCTCTACTGCGGTGTGGGGCTGTTGGGAATCAGCGCTGCCAGTGCCACCGGTGCCCGACTCTACGGGGTCGAAGGGGCGAAGTCGGCGATCGAGAACGCGAAGGTGAACGCAAAGGGCCTCAAGGCCGCCTTCGATGCGACTCGGGCAGATCGTGTGACGATTCCGAACTCGGATGTCATCATTCTCGACCCTCCGCGTTCCGGCGCGGGAAAAGCAGTCGCTCGAGCCCTGCTCGACTCGAACGCGAGGACGATCGTCTATGTCTCCTGCGATGCGGCCACACTGGCTCGGGACCTGGCGATTCTGGTCGGCGGAGGATTCGCCATCGAGAGCCTGCGCGGCTTCGACCTGTTCCCACTGACCGCCCACTTGGAAACGGTCACCGTCCTCAGACGATGA
- a CDS encoding FAD-dependent oxidoreductase, whose translation MEVEVNPVVVIGAGPQGLAAAAHLLERGLEPVVLESGDGPASAVSEWGHVRLFSPWSELIDPASRRLLEPTGWSAPETGYPTGAQWVEEYLAPLAETLSDRVRYSSRVIGVGRKGRDLSVDAGRAEQPFVVHVRRADDTEERLEAKAVVDASGTWRAPSPAGAEGLPALGEQAAVEAGLLDHRTPSREEAAELAGKHIVVVGSGHSAATAIGDLATVVRREPGTRVTWALRRGTVGNAFGGGSADELPERGALGQRAKKVVEDGFIDLVTGFRTERVLVEDGRAVLVAEDGRRLEPADRVVVATGFRPDLSFLSEVRLDLDVRLQAPTKVATEVDPNLHSCGSVRATGATDLAHPEPGFYIVGAKSYGRAPTFLAMTGYEQVRSVVAELAGDHEAADRVELELPDTGVCGGSGLFDAPEQATSGGCCTPAPQLVQIGTRTDG comes from the coding sequence ATGGAGGTTGAAGTGAATCCCGTCGTCGTTATCGGGGCCGGTCCGCAGGGCCTGGCCGCTGCTGCTCATCTGCTCGAGCGAGGCCTGGAGCCCGTGGTCCTGGAGTCGGGCGACGGTCCGGCATCTGCGGTATCCGAGTGGGGCCACGTCCGCCTGTTCTCGCCGTGGTCCGAGCTCATCGACCCAGCGTCGCGCCGGCTGCTCGAGCCGACCGGTTGGAGCGCGCCCGAGACCGGCTACCCGACCGGCGCTCAGTGGGTCGAGGAATACCTGGCCCCGCTGGCCGAGACGCTGAGCGACCGTGTTCGCTACAGCTCCCGCGTCATAGGCGTGGGCCGCAAGGGCCGCGACCTCTCGGTCGACGCCGGCCGCGCGGAGCAGCCGTTCGTCGTCCACGTCCGCCGCGCCGACGACACTGAAGAACGGCTTGAGGCCAAGGCTGTGGTCGACGCCTCGGGCACCTGGCGGGCACCGAGCCCGGCGGGCGCGGAGGGACTGCCCGCCCTCGGCGAACAGGCCGCCGTCGAAGCCGGCCTACTTGATCACCGCACGCCGAGCCGCGAGGAGGCCGCCGAACTGGCAGGCAAGCACATCGTCGTGGTCGGCAGCGGCCACTCGGCCGCGACCGCGATCGGCGACCTCGCGACAGTGGTCCGCCGCGAGCCGGGCACCCGGGTGACCTGGGCGCTGCGCCGCGGTACCGTCGGCAACGCCTTCGGCGGCGGTTCCGCCGACGAACTGCCCGAGCGCGGTGCCCTGGGCCAGCGAGCGAAGAAGGTAGTCGAGGATGGCTTCATCGACCTCGTCACCGGATTCCGTACCGAGCGGGTCCTCGTCGAAGACGGTCGGGCGGTGCTCGTCGCCGAGGACGGACGCCGACTCGAACCCGCGGACCGAGTGGTCGTCGCGACGGGCTTTCGTCCCGACCTGTCGTTCCTCTCCGAAGTCCGACTCGACCTCGACGTGCGCCTGCAGGCTCCGACGAAGGTCGCCACTGAGGTTGATCCGAATCTTCATTCCTGCGGCTCAGTGCGCGCCACGGGGGCGACCGATCTCGCCCACCCGGAACCGGGCTTCTACATCGTCGGCGCGAAGTCCTACGGCCGCGCTCCAACGTTTCTAGCGATGACCGGATACGAGCAGGTCCGCAGTGTCGTCGCCGAGCTCGCCGGCGATCACGAGGCGGCTGACCGTGTCGAGCTGGAGCTGCCCGACACCGGCGTGTGCGGCGGATCGGGCCTGTTCGACGCCCCGGAGCAGGCGACGTCGGGCGGGTGCTGCACACCCGCGCCCCAGCTGGTCCAGATCGGCACGAGGACCGACGGATGA
- a CDS encoding ArsR/SmtB family transcription factor: MTTPPAIESASDVAPCCVLGETIDDAVAQDLARVFKALGDPTRVKLMSIIAGSSAGEMCVCDLTEPVGLSQPTVSHHMKLLVEAGLVEREQRGRWAYYRPTIDTLASAAKALIA; this comes from the coding sequence ATGACCACTCCCCCAGCCATCGAGTCCGCATCCGACGTCGCGCCCTGCTGCGTCCTCGGCGAGACGATCGACGACGCGGTCGCCCAGGACCTCGCCAGGGTGTTCAAGGCTCTCGGCGATCCCACCCGGGTCAAGCTCATGTCCATCATCGCCGGAAGCAGCGCGGGCGAGATGTGCGTCTGCGACCTCACAGAACCGGTAGGCCTGTCGCAGCCGACGGTCTCCCACCACATGAAGCTGCTCGTCGAGGCCGGCCTGGTCGAGCGCGAGCAGCGCGGCCGCTGGGCGTACTACCGGCCGACCATCGACACCCTGGCGTCCGCAGCCAAGGCGCTCATCGCCTGA
- a CDS encoding potassium channel family protein: MHFVIMGCGRVGASLAKALDANGHSVAVVDRDPDAFLKLGREFSGSTITGIGFDRETLSQAKTAEAYAFAAVSSGDNSNILSARVARETFGVVNVAARIYDPDRAQVFERLGIPTVPTVRWTADQVMRKLVPQGSITEFREPSGRLVLAEVHLDPGWVARPIKEIEARTKARVTYVTRLSEGVLAHEDLLIQDGDLVHLMCPVDRLGEIERILDQPVRAMEEE, translated from the coding sequence ATGCACTTCGTGATTATGGGCTGCGGCCGAGTTGGAGCCTCCTTGGCCAAAGCGCTCGATGCCAATGGTCACTCCGTCGCCGTCGTCGACCGCGATCCCGATGCCTTCCTCAAATTGGGCAGGGAATTCAGCGGATCCACCATCACCGGCATCGGCTTCGACCGCGAGACCCTCTCCCAGGCGAAGACCGCGGAGGCCTATGCCTTCGCCGCGGTCTCCAGCGGCGACAATTCCAATATCCTGTCCGCGCGTGTCGCACGGGAGACCTTCGGGGTGGTCAACGTCGCGGCCAGGATCTACGACCCCGACCGGGCCCAGGTGTTCGAACGCTTGGGCATCCCGACCGTGCCCACGGTCAGGTGGACGGCCGATCAGGTCATGCGCAAGCTCGTGCCGCAGGGGTCGATCACCGAATTCCGTGAGCCCTCGGGCCGGCTCGTCCTCGCCGAAGTCCACCTCGATCCGGGTTGGGTGGCCAGGCCGATCAAGGAGATCGAGGCTCGGACCAAGGCACGGGTCACCTACGTCACCCGACTGTCCGAGGGCGTCCTCGCCCATGAGGACCTGCTCATCCAGGACGGTGACTTGGTCCATCTGATGTGCCCGGTCGACCGCCTCGGCGAGATCGAGAGGATCCTCGACCAGCCCGTGCGAGCAATGGAGGAAGAATGA